A region of Pyxidicoccus parkwaysis DNA encodes the following proteins:
- a CDS encoding M56 family metallopeptidase: MTVAGTLRTLLETTLASSAAVLAVLALRGVLRAGFGARIAYAAWSLVPATLLAVLLPAASEEAAPAPVLAFIAEALPRTPASEGGPTLDTAAWWLAAWLMGVVATGLWFAARQRGFSRALGHVRPRDDGMHQAESVAGLPAAVGLWRPRIVVPVDFDVRYSEEERVLLREHEHQHLAHGDLRLNGLMALLRCVFWFNPLLHFAARHFRQDQELACDQRVMARHPASRRAYGEAMLKTQLAMQPWPLGCHWNSSHPLKERILMLKHPLPSFRRRLSGSACVLALTLTGGYAAWAAQPNEDAAAQLPAGSIHVKAVLRLNGGEPRTTTFVTEPGASILLTDSADGHEWAVDATVKQGMGNRPDVLVLEASIKRDGQVVAKPRLGVLSGQSGTIRTNSDEHVDGKPEAFELQVTMTAAEAGT, from the coding sequence ATGACTGTCGCCGGAACACTCCGCACGCTGCTGGAGACCACGCTGGCATCCAGCGCCGCCGTGTTGGCGGTCCTGGCGCTGCGCGGAGTCCTGCGCGCGGGGTTCGGTGCGCGGATTGCGTATGCCGCGTGGAGCCTCGTGCCTGCCACGCTGCTGGCCGTGCTGCTGCCCGCTGCAAGTGAGGAGGCGGCTCCGGCACCCGTCCTGGCGTTCATCGCTGAAGCACTGCCACGGACGCCCGCGAGCGAGGGTGGCCCCACGTTGGATACGGCGGCGTGGTGGCTTGCGGCCTGGCTGATGGGCGTGGTGGCCACGGGGTTGTGGTTCGCCGCGCGGCAACGCGGTTTCTCCCGCGCGCTGGGGCACGTACGTCCGCGCGATGACGGCATGCATCAGGCCGAGTCGGTCGCCGGCCTTCCCGCCGCAGTGGGCCTGTGGAGACCGCGCATCGTCGTCCCGGTGGACTTCGACGTGCGCTATTCCGAGGAGGAGCGTGTGCTGCTTCGTGAGCACGAGCACCAGCACCTCGCTCATGGAGACCTGCGGCTCAACGGCCTCATGGCGCTGCTGCGCTGCGTGTTCTGGTTCAACCCGCTGCTGCACTTCGCCGCGCGGCACTTCCGCCAGGACCAGGAATTGGCCTGCGACCAGCGAGTGATGGCGCGCCACCCCGCATCACGCCGCGCCTACGGCGAGGCGATGTTGAAGACCCAGCTGGCCATGCAGCCGTGGCCGCTGGGGTGTCACTGGAACAGCAGTCACCCACTCAAGGAGAGAATCCTCATGCTCAAGCATCCCCTTCCCTCGTTCAGGCGCAGGCTGTCCGGCAGCGCGTGTGTGCTCGCCCTGACGCTCACCGGTGGTTATGCCGCATGGGCCGCGCAGCCGAACGAAGATGCCGCTGCCCAGCTCCCCGCGGGCAGCATCCACGTGAAGGCCGTGCTGCGGCTCAACGGCGGCGAGCCCAGGACCACGACGTTCGTGACGGAGCCGGGCGCGTCCATCTTGCTCACCGACTCCGCCGACGGCCACGAATGGGCTGTGGACGCGACCGTCAAGCAGGGCATGGGCAATCGGCCGGATGTACTGGTGCTCGAGGCGAGCATCAAGCGGGACGGCCAGGTCGTCGCGAAGCCAAGGCTTGGCGTGCTCAGCGGTCAGTCCGGCACGATTCGGACGAACAGCGACGAGCACGTGGACGGAAAGCCCGAGGCGTTCGAGCTGCAAGTCACGATGACCGCCGCTGAAGCCGGCACCTGA
- a CDS encoding CBM96 family carbohydrate-binding protein: MSGTKVWQRMRTGAGWLAGLMLLTHCGGADEAVKGEQPPTEQTAEKTAELDSCEAVVQVEDLEVVATDDTYVTAALPDATYGGLDKVIVDGDPQSEVYLKFDVTYAQLQGGTIVRAKLQLLAVDGTTDGPALYQTGTEWSEQTLTWNNRPGWGSGLKLGDLGAIQTSTRAEYDVLPAVQTAGTYGFVLVPTSGDGADFLSSESGRAHLMPQLALTVAKSVCTRRGAGGDVSWTRMRGGENHQSVSGRLAMAPDGSFVTVGRFTERGNFGGQDFTTPHSFVLAKYGPDGAHQWSRAYVPDELYMDIAVNDITLTPLGNILVVGNYRGAPDFGGGPLPWADGGEDTVGAFIAKYSPNGTFVWARGFVPTGGEGAALSASGRAVTTDANGSLIVAGAFVGELNLGGETFTSGETLSQEGMFLAKFSWEGDHLWSLAVPAGTTSPWSDSTVPADVLTNSDGRIFVGGSAGTGRLGATASSTPFVAAYSPEGSLLWSRAFNGAAGDVNALGVMPSGAVAFSGAFSGSFTFAGATLTSPSNGSIHWQDGLLGVLSASGGDTWARHFGGEENETFSDIDTDASGNIAVTAYGAGPLDLGGGPLGHPTGFNRYVARFTATGAHLWSRVLDADLASLGLKSTADGGTLVVGDSANPVTVNYQEYLPPGGASEVFFLRFAP, translated from the coding sequence ATGTCGGGGACGAAGGTGTGGCAGCGGATGCGCACGGGGGCGGGCTGGCTGGCGGGGCTGATGCTCTTGACCCACTGCGGCGGAGCGGACGAGGCGGTAAAGGGCGAGCAGCCGCCGACGGAGCAGACGGCGGAGAAGACAGCGGAGCTGGATTCGTGTGAGGCGGTGGTTCAGGTGGAGGACCTCGAGGTCGTCGCCACCGACGACACCTACGTGACGGCGGCGCTGCCGGACGCCACGTACGGCGGGCTCGATAAGGTCATCGTGGATGGCGACCCGCAATCAGAGGTCTACCTGAAGTTCGACGTCACCTACGCCCAGCTCCAGGGGGGAACCATCGTCCGGGCGAAGCTCCAGTTGTTGGCCGTTGACGGCACCACCGACGGCCCGGCGCTCTACCAGACGGGTACGGAGTGGAGCGAGCAGACGCTGACCTGGAACAACCGCCCGGGCTGGGGCAGTGGGCTGAAGCTGGGGGATTTGGGCGCCATCCAAACCAGTACCCGTGCGGAGTACGACGTGCTGCCCGCGGTGCAGACGGCGGGCACGTACGGCTTCGTGCTGGTGCCCACGAGCGGCGATGGCGCGGACTTCCTCTCCTCGGAGTCCGGCCGGGCGCACCTGATGCCGCAGCTCGCCCTCACCGTGGCGAAGAGCGTCTGCACGCGCCGGGGTGCGGGAGGTGACGTCTCGTGGACCCGGATGCGCGGCGGCGAGAACCATCAGTCCGTGTCTGGCCGTCTGGCCATGGCTCCCGACGGCAGCTTCGTCACCGTCGGGAGGTTCACCGAGCGGGGGAACTTCGGTGGCCAGGACTTCACCACGCCCCACTCCTTCGTGCTGGCGAAGTATGGACCGGACGGAGCACACCAGTGGTCGCGAGCCTACGTTCCCGACGAGCTCTACATGGATATCGCTGTCAATGACATCACCCTCACCCCGCTGGGAAACATCCTGGTGGTGGGGAACTACCGGGGCGCACCCGACTTCGGTGGCGGGCCTCTACCCTGGGCCGACGGTGGTGAGGACACGGTTGGGGCCTTCATCGCCAAGTACTCTCCGAATGGCACCTTCGTGTGGGCCCGGGGCTTCGTGCCAACAGGCGGTGAGGGGGCTGCGCTCAGTGCCAGCGGCCGCGCGGTGACCACCGACGCCAATGGCAGCCTCATCGTCGCCGGGGCCTTCGTAGGCGAGCTGAACCTGGGCGGAGAGACCTTCACCTCCGGAGAGACTTTGTCCCAGGAGGGTATGTTCCTCGCGAAGTTCTCGTGGGAGGGGGACCACCTGTGGTCGCTGGCCGTGCCCGCGGGCACCACCAGCCCCTGGAGTGACAGCACCGTGCCCGCGGACGTCCTGACGAATTCGGACGGCCGCATCTTCGTGGGCGGGAGCGCGGGAACGGGCCGCCTGGGCGCCACCGCCAGCTCGACGCCCTTCGTCGCCGCCTACAGCCCGGAGGGTTCGCTGCTCTGGTCCCGCGCCTTCAATGGCGCGGCCGGTGATGTGAACGCCCTCGGTGTCATGCCGAGCGGAGCCGTCGCGTTCAGCGGCGCCTTCTCCGGCTCCTTCACCTTCGCTGGGGCCACGCTCACCAGCCCGTCCAACGGCAGCATCCATTGGCAGGACGGGCTCCTCGGCGTGCTGTCGGCGTCCGGCGGCGACACCTGGGCGCGGCATTTCGGCGGGGAGGAGAACGAGACCTTCAGCGACATCGACACCGACGCCTCCGGGAACATCGCGGTCACCGCGTATGGCGCCGGCCCGCTGGACCTGGGTGGCGGTCCGCTGGGGCACCCGACGGGGTTCAACCGTTACGTGGCCCGCTTCACCGCCACGGGAGCGCATCTCTGGTCGCGCGTGCTGGACGCCGACCTGGCCTCGCTGGGCCTGAAATCCACCGCGGATGGGGGCACGCTGGTGGTGGGCGATTCCGCCAACCCCGTGACGGTCAACTACCAGGAGTACCTCCCGCCTGGAGGGGCCTCCGAGGTGTTCTTCCTGCGCTTCGCGCCGTAA
- a CDS encoding GFA family protein: protein MNTGGCFCGAIRYEVSAPLTAVTYCHCSKCRRWHGHVGAYAAVDREGFRLTEARGLKWHEVSPTVKRGFCVECGSSVLFDELPAPKISMCAGSLDEPTGIREKAHIYLASKGDYYEVSDGLVKYDTFPGK, encoded by the coding sequence ATGAACACAGGTGGCTGCTTCTGCGGAGCGATTCGGTACGAGGTGAGCGCGCCGTTGACGGCGGTGACGTACTGCCACTGCTCGAAGTGCCGTCGGTGGCATGGGCACGTCGGCGCCTACGCGGCGGTGGACCGCGAGGGATTCCGGCTCACCGAGGCTCGCGGCCTCAAATGGCACGAGGTCTCCCCCACGGTGAAGCGCGGCTTCTGCGTCGAGTGCGGTTCGAGCGTGCTGTTCGACGAGCTTCCGGCCCCGAAGATATCGATGTGTGCCGGCTCGCTCGACGAGCCCACCGGCATCCGCGAGAAGGCCCATATCTACCTGGCGAGCAAGGGCGACTACTACGAGGTCTCGGACGGGCTCGTGAAGTACGACACCTTCCCTGGAAAGTGA
- a CDS encoding BlaI/MecI/CopY family transcriptional regulator, with product MKISEAESIVMEVLWRQHPLAAEEVVAALAEAQQWQEATIKTLLNRLLNKGAIAAEKEGRRYLYTPVLRREDWVLEESQGLLERLFDGRVAPLVAHFSQHRKLSRKDVAELRKLLEELDK from the coding sequence ATGAAGATCAGCGAAGCCGAATCAATCGTGATGGAAGTGCTCTGGCGCCAGCACCCGCTGGCCGCCGAGGAGGTGGTGGCTGCGCTGGCCGAGGCCCAGCAATGGCAGGAAGCCACCATCAAGACGCTCCTCAACCGCCTGCTCAACAAGGGCGCGATTGCCGCGGAGAAGGAAGGCCGCCGCTATCTCTACACCCCGGTGCTCCGCCGTGAGGACTGGGTGCTGGAGGAGAGCCAGGGCCTGCTGGAGCGCCTGTTCGACGGCCGCGTCGCGCCGCTGGTCGCGCACTTCAGTCAGCATCGCAAGCTCAGCCGGAAGGACGTGGCCGAGCTGCGCAAGCTGCTCGAGGAGCTGGACAAATGA